From a region of the Zingiber officinale cultivar Zhangliang chromosome 10B, Zo_v1.1, whole genome shotgun sequence genome:
- the LOC122029972 gene encoding RNA-binding protein 38-like gives MASSSSSASSPQQYRSRFGDTTWTKVFVGGLAWETPTEELRRHFEPFGDILEAVIISDKATGRSKGYGFVTFRDPEAAQRAVADQNPVIDGRRANCNIASMGRPRTSPRQQGRIQQEGSMPQGVGPTHGRVPAHVAPQVIYPTPYGYMASYPSEYGYQQAAMYTSQMAAAPYYYPQLYGPTSPTNVGSSPYQPHYPNLGLGFPMQSQRAAAFPPLQAPPGPRPPLMQHPAPHMEGLPMPSSSHNYFFQLHAPQHAMPPLNSTLDSQAQHEPSSTSGADTDNQDV, from the exons ATGGCTTCGTCTTCCTCGTCGGCGTCGAGCCCTCAGCAGTACCGGTCACGGTTCGGCGACACCACGTGGACCAAGGTTTTCGTCGGCGGCCTCGCCTGGGAGACTCCCACCGAGGAGCTTCGCCGCCACTTCGAGCCTTTCGGCGACATCCTCGAGGCCGTCATCATCTCCGACAAGGCCACCGGCCGTTCCAAAGGCTACGGCTtc GTGACGTTTCGCGACCCGGAAGCGGCGCAGCGGGCGGTGGCGGACCAGAACCCGGTGATCGACGGCCGGCGAGCCAACTGCAACATTGCCTCCATGGGCAGGCCGAGAACCTCTCCGAGACAGCAAG GGAGGATCCAGCAAGAAGGGAGCATGCCACAGGGCGTGGGGCCGACCCATGGCAGAGTGCCAGCTCACGTGGCCCCACAAGTTATCTACCCGACTCCCTACGG GTACATGGCGTCGTACCCTTCTGAGTATGGATACCAACAA GCTGCAATGTACACCTCTCAAATGGCAGCAGCACCCTACTACTACCCGCAGCTCTACGGACCAACCTCACCAACAAACGTTGGCTCTTCGCCCTATCAACCCCATTACCCTAATCTGGGTTTAGGGTTCCCCATGCAGTCTCAGAGGGCAGCAGCTTTCCCTCCCCTGCAGGCACCACCAGGCCCAAGGCCACCTTTAATGCAGCACCCTGCCCCTCACATGGAAGGCTTGCCCATGCCTTCCTCTTCCCACAATTACTTCTTCCAACTCCATGCCCCACAACATGCAATGCCACCCCTGAACTCAACACTGG ATTCACAAGCTCAACATGAACCCTCCTCCACAAGTGGAGCAGACACTGATAACCAAGATGTTTAA